A stretch of the Colias croceus chromosome 13, ilColCroc2.1 genome encodes the following:
- the LOC123696997 gene encoding toll-like receptor 7, which yields MDKVRFKMIISVIFFCLVMGAALTGAPDAADACVRVAGKNGVECNVRTLSSDRDVVGSMHSDGAEQLAVHCGSELLESTLKDHQFSKMKDLAEITISNCKILRLPGNVFEGLRGLKSLQLRTMNNEWGYNKEMEMSFGAFNGLRELHTLDLGHNNIRKIPSDLFCALENIISLNLTRNKIKFVDELGFGHKCGSTLQTIDLSYNDIMSLPADSEILHLRRLTQLYLQNNKISELPAGVFSDLLSLKVVNLSDNAINYLPEGLFQNTREIREIYMRNNELEILPKRIFNRLDQLLVLDLSVNKLRGDHIEDETFGGLIRLIVLDLSHNAIARISQNMFKDLFFLQNLNLINNSIGYIEDNAFSPLFNLHTLNLGLNKLRTIEDHMFNGLFILNKLNLNNNLLAYVSENAFKNCSDLKELDLSSNKLTNVPQAILQLPFLKSLDLGENLLTEITNSSFQNLSQLTGLRLIENQIGNLTAGMFWGMPSLQVLNLAKNKIQSIGTETFQRNSQLEAVRLDGNFISDINGVFVSLTKLLWLNLSENHLVWFDYAFVPPNLKWLDIHANFIEILGNYYKIQSELRVKTLDASHNRIVALSAMSIPNSIELLFVNNNEITTIEPDTFVDKTNLTRVDMYANKIETLDANSLRIARLGDKTLPQFYISANPFRCDCTMKWLLLINSVTSRQYPFVMDLNNVVCKESYVRGVKNQPVSTLHVKDFLCKFDSHCPDDCNCCDFTFCNCKAVCPHDCSCYHDSTKSTNVVDCSAKQSDMVPRDIPSAATHIYLDGNSYKELNETLFELMRRALVIYLNSSNIFTIQNNTFRELGDLRILHLDNNKLKRLQGLEFSKLNNLKELYLQNNVIEFISNLTFTFLGSLEVLRLDGNRLVNYGLWHLDNNKKLQTLYVGNNLWSCNCKYLQGFLTYISQNVEKVIDIRSLWCLNEKANSPKKQLNLNVTVCSEISDNSMMSAFFVSNNIPLLASVLTGFMLILLILVLVFTFRYACRMWLYSNCGIKLFPLAGALNDADKLYDAYICYSPKDEEFVIESLARELENGYPSYHLCLHYRDVPQFEATYAQFPDLVVEATDASRRIIVVLTKNFILTEWSQIEFRQALQRALRKTPHKLIIVSVGLAPRDPELKSYLKTGLEITWKEKRFWERLRYAMPSSKRRGHKLKRLNYGRNSNTYTMDASVLNSTCQTLCGKSANSAERSPCDRPLSEHIYSTIDSDYSSNDFQGRHNHPQSVVLQHTVQTYLV from the coding sequence ATGGACAAAGTGCggtttaaaatgataattagCGTGATATTCTTTTGTTTAGTGATGGGCGCGGCGCTCACGGGAGCGCCTGACGCTGCAGATGCTTGTGTTCGAGTGGCCGGCAAGAACGGTGTGGAGTGCAATGTACGGACGCTGTCGTCAGACCGGGACGTGGTCGGTTCGATGCACTCGGATGGCGCGGAGCAGCTTGCAGTCCACTGCGGCTCGGAACTGCTTGAAAGTACGCTAAAGGACCACCAGTTTAGCAAAATGAAGGACTTGGCAGAGATCACCATTTCTAATTGTAAAATTCTCCGCCTCCCTGGAAATGTGTTCGAAGGTCTACGCGGTTTGAAGTCGCTGCAGTTACGCACCATGAATAATGAATGGGGCTATAATAAGGAGATGGAGATGTCTTTCGGCGCATTCAACGGTCTCAGGGAGTTACATACTTTGGACTTGGGACATAACAATATCAGAAAAATACCATCTGACTTATTTTGCGCCttggaaaatataatttctttgaatttaaCTCGCAATAAGATAAAGTTTGTCGATGAATTGGGTTTCGGTCACAAATGTGGTTCCACCTTGCAGACTATTGATCTGAGCTACAACGACATCATGTCTCTACCAGCTGATTCCGAAATACTACACTTGCGACGACTCACACAACTTTACTtgcaaaacaataaaataagcGAATTGCCCGCAGGAGTTTTCAGTGACCTTCTATCGTTAAAAGTTGTAAATCTCTCAGACAACGCTATAAATTATCTACCAGAAGGTTTATTTCAAAACACGAGGGAAATTCGTGAAATTTATATGAGAAACAATGAACTGGAAATATTACCCAAAAGAATATTTAACAGGTTGGATCAGTTACTTGTTTTAGATCTTTCAGTGAATAAATTGAGGGGCGACCACATAGAAGATGAAACGTTTGGCGGTCTAATAAGATTAATCGTGCTCGACCTGTCTCACAATGCTATCGCTCGAATCTCACAGAATATGTTCAAAGATCTGTTCTTTTTGCAGAaccttaatttaattaataactcaATAGGGTACATTGAAGATAATGCATTTTCAccactttttaatttacatactCTGAATTTAGGTTTAAACAAACTCAGAACAATTGAAGATCATATGTTTAATGGACTTTTTATACTGAACAAATTAAAccttaacaataatttattggcGTACGTCAGCGAAAACGCGTTTAAAAATTGCTCCGATTTAAAAGAATTAGATTTGAGTTCAAACAAATTAACCAACGTTCCCCAAGCTATATTACAGTTACCGTTTTTGAAGTCATTAGACTTGGGTGAAAATTTATTAACGGAAATTACGAACAGTTCGTTTCAAAATTTATCACAGTTAACTGGTTTGCGTTTAATCGAAAATCAAATTGGAAACCTCACAGCGGGCATGTTCTGGGGAATGCCTAGCCTGCAAGTACTTAATTTggcgaaaaataaaatacagtcCATCGGTACTGAAACGTTTCAAAGAAATTCGCAATTGGAAGCCGTTCGGCTCGATGGTAACTTCATTTCGGACATAAATGGAGTATTTGTATCTTTGACGAAGTTGTTATGGCTTAATCTGTCGGAAAATCATTTAGTTTGGTTTGATTATGCCTTTGTGCCGCCCAATTTGAAATGGCTAGATATTCACGCTAATTTTATCGAAATTCtgggtaattattataaaattcaaagCGAGCTACGCGTAAAGACGTTAGACGCGAGCCACAATCGGATCGTAGCTTTATCGGCAATGTCTATTCCAAATAGCATTGAATTGTTGTTTGTGAACAATAATGAAATAACGACTATTGAACCAGATACGTTTGTCGACAAAACAAATCTGACGCGTGTGGACATGTACGCTAATAAAATTGAGACATTGGACGCGAATAGTTTACGCATCGCGAGATTAGGTGATAAGACGTTACCGCAGTTTTATATTAGCGCTAACCCTTTTCGGTGCGACTGTACAATGAAATGGCTTTTACTCATAAATTCCGTTACTTCCCGACAATACCCATTCGTGATGGATTTAAATAATGTCGTATGTAAAGAATCTTACGTTCGTGGTGTCAAAAATCAACCCGTTAGTACTTTACATGTAAAAGATTTCCTTTGTAAATTTGACAGCCATTGTCCAGATGATTGTAATTGTTGTGATTTTACGTTTTGCAATTGCAAAGCCGTTTGTCCGCATGACTGTTCTTGTTATCATGATTCGACAAAGTCGACGAATGTTGTAGATTGTTCTGCGAAGCAATCTGATATGGTACCTCGTGACATTCCATCAGCCGCGACTCATATTTACTTAGACGGTAATTCTTATAAAGAACTTAATGAGACTTTGTTTGAACTGATGCGAAGAGCTTTAGTTATTTATCTTAATTCGAGCAATATATTCACAATTCAAAACAACACATTTCGTGAACTAGGTGATCTAAGAATATTACATTtagataataacaaattaaaacgcCTACAGGGCCTTGAATTTtcaaaactaaataatttaaaagaactttatttacaaaacaacgTCATTGAGTTTATTTCGAACTTAACATTCACCTTTTTGGGTTCTTTAGAAGTTTTACGCCTGGACGGAAATAGACTCGTAAATTATGGCCTTTGGCATTTggacaataacaaaaaactacaaacgttGTATGTCGGTAATAACTTATGGTCctgtaattgtaaatatttacaagGATTCCTAACTTACATATCACAAAATGTTGAAAAAGTTATAGATATCCGTAGCTTATGGTGTTTAAATGAAAAGGCTAATTCACCGaagaaacaattaaatttaaatgtgacaGTATGTAGTGAAATCAGTGACAATTCAATGATGAGTGCGTTTTTTGTTTCCAACAATATACCATTATTGGCTTCGGTCCTTACCGGTTTCatgcttattttattaatattagttttaGTGTTCACGTTTAGATACGCCTGCAGAATGTGGTTGTACTCAAATTGCGGCATTAAGCTCTTTCCCCTCGCGGGCGCTCTTAACGATGCTGATAAGCTTTACGACGCTTATATTTGCTATAGCCCAAAAGACGAAGAATTCGTTATAGAATCTTTAGCGCGGGAGCTCGAGAATGGTTATCCGTCGTACCATCTATGTTTACATTATAGAGACGTTCCACAATTTGAAGCGACGTACGCTCAGTTTCCTGACTTAGTTGTCGAAGCGACCGATGCCTCGAGGCGTATAATAGTTGTTCTGACAAAGAACTTTATCTTAACGGAATGGTCTCAGATTGAATTCCGACAAGCTTTACAGCGAGCGCTTCGTAAGACTccacataaattaataattgtctccGTAGGGCTCGCACCGCGAGATCCGGAGTTGAAGTCATATTTAAAAACGGGTTTAGAAATAACGTGGAAAGAGAAACGTTTTTGGGAAAGGTTACGGTACGCGATGCCGTCGTCTAAGCGGCGCGGTCACAAGTTGAAAAGACTCAATTACGGAAGGAATTCCAATACGTACACAATGGACGCATCGGTATTAAACAGCACTTGTCAAACGCTGTGCGGCAAGTCTGCGAATTCCGCCGAACGCTCGCCGTGCGATCGCCCGTTATCCGAGCACATATACTCCACAATAGATTCTGATTATTCCTCTAATGATTTCCAAGGCCGCCACAATCACCCACAATCTGTGGTTTTGCAACACACAGTCCAAACGTACCTGGTGTAA